The Desulfovibrio sp. genome contains the following window.
TGCTCCTTGAGCAGAATGCCCGAGCGGGTCAGGTCTGTCAGCAAGGTGGAAATGGTCTGACGAGACGCCCCGAGGGTCTGGGCCAACATCTCGCCCGAAAGCTGCAAACGGGCGCGGCGGCGGCCATCAGGACCAGGGGAGTTTTCTTGAGCGACCGAAACAAGATGTCGAGCCAGGCGGGCGGAAACATCACGCAGAGCGAGTCCGTCAACAATACTGAACGTATTTTTGAGAATACCGCCAAGCACGCGCACAACAGTCACCGTAAACTGCGGCACGGACATCATGCGTTGATTAAACGTGTGGGTGTCCACCAGTAGAATGGTGGCATCTTCCACAGCCTGAACCTGTGCGCTGGAGTGGCTGACATA
Protein-coding sequences here:
- a CDS encoding Crp/Fnr family transcriptional regulator — protein: MKFTSVNLLEELAKPEFSSLLSAFHERRFPKNSMIFTPSYDEELESSPTPLSSAGERLTAGNYVFIVSKGLVRVYLAYGEKEFTLAFLKPGDVYVSHSSAQVQAVEDATILLVDTHTFNQRMMSVPQFTVTVVRVLGGILKNTFSIVDGLALRDVSARLARHLVSVAQENSPGPDGRRRARLQLSGEMLAQTLGASRQTISTLLTDLTRSGILLKEQRGVYCILDEGRLRELLD